A genomic window from Candidatus Beckwithbacteria bacterium includes:
- a CDS encoding methyltransferase domain-containing protein produces the protein MPLSPYQQVQQVKDHYNTIGLHFAETRKKRLWPEILPFVAQVKPGMRVLDVGCGSGRLLTELGGKKIYYLGIDFSQVLIDQAKKRFPKRRFLVRDITTSDGWKNIGQFDAVFCLGVFHHIPDRNRQHEVMKQIFKHTKADGFAVFSIWNLWQTRFWKYHFNQLSKKLQYNDFSFVWVPYSVSDGQKTVKRVWRFCKAFFPGEFLRLVKQTGFSLDTFYFAAKGQIRLSIFNGQNFCLLARKKV, from the coding sequence GTGCCTTTATCACCGTATCAACAAGTCCAGCAGGTAAAAGACCATTATAATACGATTGGCCTTCATTTTGCCGAAACCCGTAAAAAACGGCTCTGGCCTGAAATTTTACCATTTGTAGCCCAAGTTAAGCCAGGTATGCGGGTTTTGGATGTAGGTTGTGGCAGCGGCCGGCTTTTAACTGAACTAGGTGGTAAAAAAATTTACTATCTAGGCATAGATTTTTCTCAAGTATTAATAGATCAAGCTAAAAAACGTTTTCCCAAGCGTCGCTTTCTGGTTCGTGATATTACCACCTCTGATGGTTGGAAAAACATTGGCCAATTTGATGCGGTTTTTTGTCTGGGAGTTTTTCACCATATTCCGGACCGAAATCGCCAACACGAAGTCATGAAACAGATCTTCAAACACACTAAAGCGGATGGCTTTGCAGTGTTTTCGATTTGGAACCTCTGGCAAACCAGATTTTGGAAATATCATTTTAACCAACTTAGCAAAAAATTGCAGTATAACGACTTTAGCTTTGTCTGGGTTCCCTATTCAGTTTCTGATGGTCAAAAAACCGTTAAACGGGTTTGGCGCTTTTGCAAAGCTTTTTTCCCGGGAGAATTTTTACGTTTAGTCAAACAGACTGGTTTTAGCCTAGACACCTTCTACTTTGCTGCTAAGGGGCAAATCCGGTTATCTATCTTTAATGGTCAAAACTTTTGTCTCCTGGCCCGTAAAAAGGTATAA